The Gopherus evgoodei ecotype Sinaloan lineage chromosome 4, rGopEvg1_v1.p, whole genome shotgun sequence nucleotide sequence TGTGATGAGGAGAAGATGCCTTCAGGAGCTACAGGCTTGGAGGGGTAGCACAGCCGCAGCTGTGTTCCTTAAAGGATACAGATGGTGTTCTGCTGCACAGCTAACTGGGTTAGCGTGACTGTGGATGGGCAGAGGAGGAAGGCATGGCTCTGTGGCTAGCACCCAGCCCATCTCCTCGCACGCAGGCACAGACACCGGCCACAGTCTGGCCACTTTGCTTCTCTAGTCTCATTTTCTGGCTATGATTGCAATGAATTACTAAATGTGCAGCAATAGACACTGTGAGGTAACTAGTTCTGAAGCCTGgaccatagatgctggaactaggggtgctgcagcaccccctgacttgaagtggcttccatcatatacagggtttacagtttggttcaatggctctcagcacctctggaCTGGAGCCAAAAGCCAATAAAGCCAATGGGAACACTCAGTGCTAGGGCACCTCAGGCTgtttgggagaggggaggggaagggagatatAAGGAAAACACTATTCGCCCAGCTGCTAACCCAATAAAATCCAGTGGAAATGTCACAGTAAAACCTGACCCCCTCCAAAGGGTCCCCTGGGTAAGCACCAGTGCTGTATATTCCTAACACTTATATATGCATGGGAAAGGATTCTGGGAAGGGTTGAAGGTGTGAGTGTGGAATgaaagattcctttgcaggttgcaAGAGGctgaagggggaggaagggggaaaggaacAGGTAACTCGATGATTCAGCTAGTCTCGAAGATAAGGAACGAAACTGCCAGTCAAGCCCAATGCACCCAAACAAGCTCCCTGCTACCAAACAGCCAAAAGCTTGTGAGAAAGTAGAGCTGAACCAGACAAACCTGAAGGGGGTTGCAAAACGAGAAGGATTGTGAAGGCCAGTGAGTGGAAGAACAACAGTCTCATGACCCTGAAGCTGGTGTGTTTTGGGGAACCTAAGGGAGCCGCAGAAGGCCGTTTTGGACTGGTACAGAGAGCGTGGGAGATGAGGATCCCTGGACAAAAACGCCCCTAGAAGAACCCAGGGATTAAAACCCTCCCGAGAGCTGAAGCAAGTCGGAGATCAACAGTGGACCCTAGATGGCCTGCGCTCAGGACAGAACTCTCGTGTACCCTTCCCCCTTTTCTTatgttacacccaggcttggccagccttgtGTTGTGTGTGAGAGTATCAAAATGGGTTAGGGCTTGGGCACTAACACTTTCATCTTTCTGCTGAGTGACATGGGGTGTATCCAGCACTCACAGCTGTTATTtgattaataaagctttaaaactagtctcttggtgtgctccttcatctcctcccctaaagaTCCTGCGGCCTCAGCCTGATCGCCtgaagtcccaggcagattggtaacataaatctgtcacagAAACAGATGGCATAGGACACACTGGAGGCAGCTATGTGTATGTGCATCTCTCTACAGGAGCTACAAAAACAATGACTGAGTGCAGCATTAGACACACCTACCTCGCACCACATTGGAGGGCAGTTTCTGCCAGTTGAGTTTCTTCATTCTCAGGGTTGGAGTCTTCACCTTCCTGGGGAAAGGCCTGGCATAGCCCAAAGCATAGTCAACGTGGGCAACCACTACTTCCTCCACATTGCCttctggaaggggagggggtggcatgCCCTCGAGGCcgggcagtgggggaggaggcggaggcacACCTCCTAGGCcgggcagtgggggaggaggcggaggcacACCTCCCAGGCcgggcagtgggggaggaggcggaggcatgccaggcagtggtggtgggggaggaggagctggcacAGCGGCCATGCcaggcagtggtggtgggggaggaggagctggcacAGCGGCCATGCcaggcagtggtggtgggggaggaggggctggcacAGCTGCCATGCcgggcagtggtggtgggggaggaggggctggcacAGTTGCCATGCcgggcagtggtggtgggggaggaggggctggcatAGCTGCCATGCtgggcagtggtggtgggggaggaggggctggcacAGCTGCCATGCcgggcagtggtggtgggggaggaggggctggcacAGTTGCCATGCcgggcagtggtggtgggggaggaggaggagcagcactaGGCAGGGATATGCACTGCCCTGGTGAAGTGAAGCAGGCTGCTAGCTGGGAGGGTGAGACATTCTCTGTGGCTCCTGGTGGCCCCAGTGAAGGTGCTGCTGTCACTGGAGGGAAGGCTGTCGTAGTAGAGCTCTGAGCTGCATTCAGGGACTCCCCGAAATCTGTGTCGGTCTGAGTGCTTTGGCTCATTCTCTCAGCTGATCGCTTTTGCTCTAAGTTTCGTTGGTTTGGGCACTTCTTTATGGATAACAGTCTCTCCAGGACTTCTTCAATGCTGTTCCCTTGGACTGTAAACCAAGGTGAGGGGAAAACAAATGTAAACTAAATGTTATCAAAGACTATCCAGATCCCCTTTTGAGCAATTGATCTGCAGCAATATGAGCATCCCACAGGTTTAATCAATTATGTTAGAGAAACCCCTGGAACTGATCTCTGCTGCAGCAAGCTTTTCCCACTGAGCTCACCGCAGGAGTTGGGCCTCGCATGTTAACAACACCTTTGTGTATGTAAATAGTGCTGCCCTGTCCAGCAGTGAAGGCCAGATACAATACCACCTGCaatcaacagaaagactcccattgacttcaacagatttTGGATCAGAATAAACCCTGGGATTCCTTTGTAGAGACAAGGACTTAGTCTACACTACAACGTTTTGCCAGTGGAGCTACATCAGCTGGGAGTGTGAAAAAAGTCACGCCCTctagccaacatagctatgccagccaaAAAACCTGGGGTAGATGCAACTGAGTCAATAGAAGAGAGCTTGTGTCAGCTAAGCTAAGGTAATAGCAGCTAAGGTAatgtctctcagggaggtggtgtgcCTATGTTGGCAGAACTCCTTCTGTTGACTTATGCCATATTTCCAGTAgggggctctgctgctgtagctATATTGATaaaggctctgtagtgtagacaaggccaaggaatgaaatcctgatcccggtgacttcaatagggccaataTTTCACCCAAGGATTTCAGCACAGACTACATATTGACTTTTTTCCTTGGGTTCTGTTTAATTCTGAGTGGATGCAATAATGGAAGTTATGTACATTTGATTTTGGGAAGTTGGGAAGAGTGTGGGGGGGCAAAGCCTGAAATAGCAGGCAAGTTGTTCTTACTGTCATTGGCAAGCAAAATGGCTCTGTTcgctaagatttccaaagattCCCACAACAACAGGTTGGAGCGATGAGAAGGTTCCAAATGCAAAAGGGTCTGGAGAATGGACAGCAGTTGGATGGCGACCGGAGAGCTGCTCACCTGAAATACAAGACAGTTTCCTATTAATTGCATTCTCTCCCTTTCAAACATCACTGCAGCACCCACTTctggtctccagggctggctgctGTCATTCCCAATTCAGAATGGTATCCCCAAAGTAGGTCCTACTCACTTTATTGAAAAGACACGAAAAGACCTCTTGGTGATTGTTCATGTCAATCCCATCGCATATCTTTAACAATTCCTCATCGTCTTCGGCCTTGGACTCCTCAAATGTCTCACACTGGATAAACAGGTCCTCATCCTCTATGTCTCTACAATATCACAACACCCACTTTAATTGGAGAGCGTATAGCACCAGTTCCAGTTGAAACTTCGGTGTTGGTGTCGCTTGTACTACTTCACCCACCAGCCTGACTATTCACGGCTGAAATGACCCTTCTCTTAGTATCCCACCATCTTCTCCCTCGCTGCAGAGTACCTTCCTCTGCAAGTAACTCCCTGAAATCAACGGGACAGCTTTCAGAGCAAGGTGTTATTCAAGGGAGAGATGTGTGGCTGAACCCGACCTCAGATGTGTTTTGAAAGCATGTAAAAGAAACATCTGCTCAGAGTTTTGACAGGATCATCGCATTTCCCCTTTTTAATTCTTCTCTCTTCACTTGACACTAGTTATTTATCCAGACAAAGGAAGATCATTCATATGATTTATTTGCTGTTTCAACTGACGTTCCTTCCCTGAtcaaaaaagggttttttttataatTGGAAATCATAATCTGCAGGACTCATAGAACAGGCAACCAACCCTTGTTAGCTGATGGCAATGGAAACACCGCTTAGCTCTTAATTTTTAAAGGACTAGAGCAGACATCCCAACCGTGTGAATAACTGACATATCTTAAAACTTGACATGGTTTCCTCATGGACTGTCCTTGCAAATGAACAATTTGTTCAGACAGGTACGTCCAGCCACGTGCCTTAGCTGGATGTTTCTGGGACAAGAACCAGCAATCAAATGGTAAAATGCCCTCAAACTGTTCAGTGACCAGAAGCTATTGATACTATAAGCTGAGCTGACCTACACACTCAACAAGACAACAGCACATTGATCCACAGTGATCTGTTTGGATTGAGTCTGCAAGTGCTTTGCAAAAACAATCTTGAAAACTGTCCCAGTTAAAGTTGTGGCCAGTGTGGATGAGGCaaaacttgttttgtttaatgTCTCCCCTGacccaaaataaaaaccaaaaaagccAGGTAAGTGAGGCTTTaagccaggggtctcaaacacaaagtaaaactattaacCCATGcttatttccctccctcccccgtgcCCCatagttccttacatctccttgtcaattgctggaaatgggccattttcattaccactacaaacagttctttttctctcctgctgataatagctcaccttaactgatcactctccttatagtgtatatggtaacacccattttttcatgttctctgtgtatatatataatcttcctactgtattttccactgcatgcatccgatgaagtgggctgtagtccacaaaagcttatgctcaaataaatgtgttagtctctaaggtgccacaagtactcctgttctttttgcagctaaagactaacacagctgctcctCTGAAACCTGTAGTATTtatggaaatcttagacatagtctccAGACCCCAAGGGTCcccggaccacaggttgaaaaccactgttttaaagCACAACTGTGTTGATAAATTAGAAACAAGCCATAAAAAGGgagttggagtgtgtgtgtgggagggggaaatctTTTAAAGGAAATCAGATTTTGGACCTGATCTTTTAATCCATCCTTTTGATTAACTATGCGGCAACACAAATATATATCAAAATCTGCCTACAGCAAGAATCCAATTGTCACATGGAAAACATTGATGCATCTGCCTCCCATCACTTAGGGCTTACCCTGAAAGGTGCTGATCACTTTAACTCCAGTCCAATAACACAcatcaggcctgatccaaagcctgttgaagtcaatggaaagattaacTTTGACATCAATGTGCTatgtggatcaggcccttaaacacATTCTTAACTCTAAGCATGGAGTAGTTCActtgatttcaacaggactacAATCACATGCtgaaagttatgcatgtgcacaAATACTTCCAGGATCAGAACCCTACAACATGGAGATGGGCTCAAGCATCagaatttggatctggatctagATTTCAAACACTCCAAAATCTGGGGTGCTTGGATCTTAGGTTTTGGTTTAGAAAAAGGAGCTATTTACAAAATTTAGATCTCAATTCAGATTCAGAACACTGCAAAAGTTTGGGGAGGGGATGTGATTCTTGGGTTTTGGTTCTGGCCCATGGTTAACataaagggagaaaaaatgagATATCACAGGAAAAGGTGCAGGTGAAATGCAGTGGTTTTTATATTTCTAACCAGGAGAGAACTCAGAAAGGAAGCAGTGAAAAATATAGATaagccaaacattttttaaaaaaggaaataaaataaaaatagacgtTTGTATAAAGTGAAAGAATTGCTAAAATAAGCACTACGTATTTTTATAGTTGTATTGAAATGAATCGCAttataaaataaagtttaaaagaaGAAAACCTTACCTTAGCTTGTTTAAAATATCCAACAACTGAAGACCTgacagaggaaaataaaaagtgcTATTATTCTAATCTACTAGATGTTAAGCACTTCTGTGAGGAATTTGTATATGCATAAAACCTAACATTTCCCAGGTGCAAAGGATTAAATTGCtatttaaagttgcatttttttattattaccaAGGTGCCTAAATTCTCCTCTTGGAACCTCTAATCATTGTATATTGCAAGGCTGtacaaaaaattaattaaaaaaaaattaaggcccCCCAGTTCtacaaagacttatgcacatgcttagtaCTACTTACTACTGCAAGAAGTGTCATTGCCTTCAACAGAACTACTCAGAATGAGTAAAGTTAAGtgtatgcataaatgtttgcaagattgggacaaggaaaggaaaatgttCATCAAAAAGAGCCTGGATCCCAGTCTTGCAAATATTTGTGTAAGTGTGTAATACCCTGGAGCTAAATaaatgcaggatcaggactttatTTTACAATGTTGTGAAAAACAGGTGTATTATCCTCAACTGCACATGAAGTTTCTTAAAATGGAGTATTTGAACGTCTGTCTCATTGTACCCAACATTCCTTATGTTCAAGCAATTAGAGACTACTACTGTATGTTCTTAAATCATGTGCTACATTATAGGGGCTAAACTGAGTCCTGGCAAAAGAAagcacaactcccattaactgTGAGAGAAATTGCATCAGATCTCAGTTTGGCCCTGAATTacagaggccatgtctatactacaaaattcTGTTGACTTAACTTACGtcagcacacagcccccacaGTTATTAAATCACTTGGGTGTGTGCACACTTGGCTCTTTGTGTTGGTGGtgcgcgtcctcaccaggagcatttGTATCAATTGTATGGTCAGTATGGGGCATTTtgggacagctcctgaaagccacagtcaatgtaagcaacacactatctacactgacactgcattaaCCTAATTACATCAACCATGACTCTACGCTGCTTGGGTAGTGTTACTAAATCGGTGCAAGCCAAATTTAAGTGGAGACACTTCCACAACTAGGTCAATGTAAGGCAGTTTATGTTTagataaatgtgtagtgtagatcaggcctgaataaagactgggctGCTACAGAAATGAGTTGATTAAACTAGCTCATGGAATAGAGGTTGCAGTGTATATATAGGGTACGTTAAGCTGGAATTCTGTTAGCCTACAAGAAGAAAAGATCAAGTTTATGTGAAAAAGAACAAAGCTTGAAATAATGGGATTAAAGAAAGTGTATCAAATATAAAACGAGAGTCAAAGGCTACTACACTGGCTGTAAATTAGGCTCATTATTGGTGTCTCAGATATGACACAATGCAATTTgcacaaccttttttttttccatttaactaTCTTACTGGTATTTTGAAAACCTACCACAGAACTGGCTTGAGTTCAAGAGTTTCATTACTTTGATAAAGTTAGATCCAACCAACTTTCTTACTGTAGCGGGGCAGTTACCCCGCTCCGGTTGAAAAAGCTAAGCTGACtgaggaagcagccacagctgggaccatgcccagtcaggccacagctggccctataaaagggctgtgagccaggagctgagTGACAGTCTCTCTCCGGCCTTGGAGGGAGAAGGACCCAGCTGCCTGGGGATCGGATACATGAAGCAGAGTAGTGTTGGGGAAGGGCaagaagagctggggagctccaacctggcaactccccaggctgaggccctcATAAAGGCTTATGCAGgtactggggctgggaggtgcagcCCGGGAATAGGCAGAGGTAGCTGGTACAACcctcttgccaatgatgagtggccaatACAacctgcagtttgccccagtgagagggggctagatgatgactggcagcagccactgaggcaaggtgggtatagGGGATTGGGgtctcccctgggagggggaccCAGCGTGTGGGGGTACTAAAGTGGGCAGAACCCCAAGGGCACCGGGATGCGGGATAGACATGGGGCCTGCGAAGGGCAAGACAGCAGCCACCAGGAGGCGCTCCAAgtgctggatgagctaattcccaaatgaccagcaggaggtgccgcaccCCTGAGTCTTCGCTTTGCTGCACTTACCTATAAACTCATTTCTGAGTTGCGTCCTGATTCTTAGTTCTTCAGTCCCCAGGATCACGGCATTAATAACACTTAGCAGCGTTATCATGTAAGGCACGTTATCCGTAGCGAAGAGCTCATTCATTATGACACTGAATCGATACTGCtggttcttcacagtctgttAACACACAAGTGATATTGCAGATGTTCCagtttagaaacttttttttttccttttaaaaacagactctaaAACAAGGTCAGTGTCTTAACTCCTCATCAGCATATCTCACTAAACACGAGAAAGAAAAATGTGTGCTAGAGACAGCTCCTTCCATCACTGAGCAGACATCTAGTCAGCAGAGAAAGTAAATGGAAACTGATCACTTACATTGGAAAAGTTCCCTCTTTGACCTGAGACTTCTTCCTGCTCCTTGGTACAGCCATCCAGGGCTGTGAAACCCACAGGCATGGTACCTTTGATTTTTGTGAGTTTTCCACTGATGCTGGTAGGGCTGCCACAAAGATTGTTATGGCTGCCAGCCAGCTGCCTCTAGCTGAGTCATTGTGCAGCCATTCAGATTTCTGCTGACAAGGAAGgcatctattttattttttttttgtacttacCACAAAGCTCAGTCCCTGACTCTCTAACCAGAATGACGCAACTTGATCCCTACGCCTGTGCTGTGGCCCCAGCTGGAGGGATGCACCCATGTGCATCCAGCTGCAGGATCAGAACTGAAATAATACTGCACACTGGTCTACCTATCCCACAGGGAGCTAGATCAAAACACTATATAGTGCTCTGACTATGCACTTGCCTTATAATGGTCCAGAGCATCCAAAGCCAGAGCATGTCCGTCCACTGAGTAAATGCAGAGTGCAGCTAGCAGGTCAAACACCTGTTTTTTGACCATGACATTAGATGTGTCCAGTGCtgccaaaaagagaaaaatgtatatTAGTGTATACTTCTCTGAAACTCCATCAACATCCGTAGTCTGTGGTGCACACAAGCAACGtatttgtggcttgcatgttattTGCAATGAGATTCAAATACCTGGACTCTCAAGAATTACACATTTTATTGCAAATTCACAAAAATGGTTCAGTTTCTTGAAAAGCAGGAGAAACATTACAGGTTTTTGTTTGAACAGTCTTATTCTTTGAGTTTAAATGGGTGTACTATGAATTGCTCTAATCAGCCATCCTATATTTCTGCTTCCCCTTTCCCTGTGTGTTCCACAGAGCAGAGACCAGGATATACTTTATTAATCTTTTACACTGAagcaaagagattgcattactgAATAACCCTACAAATGCTCCTACTTCCACAATGAAAAATGCCCATTCCTATATTTTATTGCTGTTAGGAAAGACAAGACTTTTCTTtttgggaggagaaaaaggaaaatccgatgaagtgggtattcacccacgaaagttcatgctccaatacatctgttagtctataaggtgccacaggactctttgcttcttttacagatccagactaacacggctacccctctgatactttaaaataTAGAAGCTTATCAAACAGTGGAGAGTTTAAATAGCTATAAATAATAGGTTTGTAGATATGGTgattcttcttagcatatgcacaacatGCCTCAAGTGGCATGTGACTagaattcatcactgaatttggtccactggttggatcattagcttccctgaccCAGGCCAAGTGCTGACTGGGCATatgacatgaatgctgatccatgtgGCATTAGTAGTATAGAGTAACGTTAGAAACCTCCACTAAGACCAGGGCCTCATTCTGGTTAGCACTATACAAATAGCAAGAGATGTCTTGAAGAACTTAAATCTAAACAGCCAAGACACACAAAGGATGGAAGAAAGAAGGCAGCATTAgcctcactttacagatggaaaCTAAGGCCTAGAGAAATTAAATTACTTGATTAAGGTCGCAGGAAATCTGTGGAAGCACCAAGTATAGACCTGGGATGTTCTGAGTCTTAACCACAGAGACACCCTTCTTCTTTGTCAATTGTAGCTGTTGATGTCCACTTCATTAACTGTCCACACTCTGCTTTTTGACTTGACAAACAATAAGTGACAGATATCTGTCTACCAGGTGAAGTCAGGGAGGTAAGGAACCTGTAGTTTCTATGTTATCCTAAGACAGAGTATGTCTTACCTTTGTTAGCAAAACATGAAAGACTTCTATGTGGAAACGGGGCCAATACTTCTTCTCTGCCATATGCTAACAATTGGGGGAAGTGGCAATTAAAagcagtagatttttttttagaggAAAAAATCCCTGTTTTATTAAATGAGTAGGCATAAGAATAGCCTCTAATGTCCTTGTGAGAAAGCTGCTAAAGCCCTATGATATTTAAATGGCAATAGCATGATAAAAATACCTCTTTGTTATTTCACAGATATATATTATGTTCAGAGTGGAGCAGGTGACTAAGCAACAAGATGCCTTATTGCAAAGCTGacttgtgtgtgtttaaaaggAACAATAAGTGTTCTTACCTTGAGAGAGTTTCCTGACATAGCCTTCATTGCTGACAATGTATTCGATCCCCTTGTGGGAGTTCATGAGAGCTCGCACACAGTTAATGCAGGTGAGCTGAAGCAGGGCATCAGAAATCCTGGATACTCCTCTTCCAGACAGCCTGTCTAGGGCCTCTAAGAGCAGATCTAGGCCACTCAGCTCCAGGAACTGGATCATCCAGGCGTCATCGCTGCTCTCCAGTCGCTTCTTGAGACCAGAGTAGTTCACTACTGAGGGCATTTGGAGGAGGCGAATGCATAGTTCTGGCTCTGCATTTTCTAGGTTGGCCTCTGACTGGTCAGTCTCCTGGGGCCCAAGTTTCTCCTTTATGGCAGCCCATTTCTTCTGGGCACCTTCCTTCTTGACAGACATCATGAATAATCTCTCCTTTAAAGGGAATGAAAAGGCAAAGTGAGAAATATTTGGATTTGGTAACATCTCCTCAAATGAAGGGGCATTTCCCATAGTGATCAGAAACTTAAATCACAGATATTGAAGGTCTGTCTTTATTCTCAAACACGCAGCAGGTACACTGATCAACTGGAAGAGTAGCTCTCCAgctattgcagtggttctcaaacttttgtaccagtGTCcccttcacacagcaagcctctgagtgtgaccccccttataaattaaaaacacatttttatatatttaacaccattataaatgctggaggtgaagcggggtttggggctggaggttgacagttcgcgaccccccatgtaataatctcgcaaccccctgaggggtgctgacccccagtttgagaacccctgagctactGAAAGAAGATAGCATTGCATTTAATCCACTCACATCACAACCAATCACTGCAATCTGTCCAGACTGGCTTAACCATTAGAACATCAAAGACAGTAATCCATAGTTTTTAAAGTAATTAATTTACATCACTCAATAATTACTTGCCAGTTTTCACACAATGGAAAGGATGGTGGTGTAAGTGCTGTATTATCAGGTGTTGGCTTGGTATTTTTCTTCAGCTGCGAGTGCTTGAAGAGAAACCAACCAAACTCCTAGGTTTTGTTGAACAGAACTGGTTGAAGAATGTTTGGGTCCTCCTACCCCTCCACCCAGAAAATGTTTCAtctaaattttccacagaaattttcttttctctttggcAAAAATTCAAATACTGAAAAATTTTGGCAGAAAAGCAAAACATTGGGGGAGTTGGAtgatttttgttttgacaaaaaatcaaacatttccacaaaaaacaaacacttgtttttgcaaaaaacaaaaacaaaaccacccctCCCTCCTACTTTGGTTAAACCCCAATTTTCCGTCATTAAATAACTTGGATGGAAAAAATTTGACCAGCCCTCCTGTTGATTTGTCTatactgtttaaaaaagaaaagaaaagaaaagaaaaattaaaaagctaatagcttctatgatttttttcttaattcgATGTTTAGTGTGTGGATTTAAACATCCCCTGTGGTGTTTCCAGCCCCAACATTGCAGCATGGTGCAAGAGAATGAGAGATGAAGCCAAGTAGCTACTGGAGAGGGGTGCAGCTATTGTATCTCATATGGAGCATCATACGTTTTAGACATTAGGgggttcatgttctccttagacGAGACAGTGGAAAGAGGAGCAGAGAGGGAGTGATGGAAACATTCTATGAAAAACTAAATACACTTCTTCTAAAGGACATGTGCTGAGGAAGCAGTTCTCCTCCTGGACAGGCTGGATTTCCAATTTGGCACAGCAGGCACATGCCTAGGGGCACCAGAGTTCTAAGGGTGCCTAAAAATTCAAAGTTTGCTGCTCCCAGGTCCTggcagggtgcagggctggctgatgGGGACAGGGCCTCACGCAGCCCTGCTGGAGCACTCCTGACAGCAGGGAATGCAAAGCAGCATGGGAAGAGCTCAGCAGTCCAATGCAGCTGGGGGCCCTGCTGGGtaagtgggtcctgagggagcccaGCCTCGGtaggccccactcctgctccagcATGACTGATCACGCTCCTCCTGAGAGCCCAGAGCAATCAGCTCGGCGGACACAGTCTCCTCCCAGCGGGGCTGGTGAAtgcggctggggggcagggcacaggagAGTGGGTCTCTAGGAGGGTTTGTGGGAGGATGCTGGGCAGTGGGAGATGGGGAAGGTCTGTGTTcgttggggtgctgggcagtggggaggtctGTGGGGGGTACTGGACAGTTGTGGtggtggagctgtgggggggtgctgggcagtgtggggggtCTGGGTGGAGCACTGGacagttgtggtggtggggctgtatatgggggtgctgggcagtgaggagggttgtgggggtgctgggcagtggtggggtctgtgtggggcactggacagttgtggtggtggggctgtatatgggggtgctgggcagtgagggaggttttgggggggtgctgggcagtggaggGAGTCTGTGTGGGACACTGGACAGTTGTGGTGGTGGGACTGTgttgaggggtgctgggcagtgggggggtttGTAG carries:
- the LOC115649737 gene encoding inverted formin-2-like isoform X3, with protein sequence MMSVKKEGAQKKWAAIKEKLGPQETDQSEANLENAEPELCIRLLQMPSVVNYSGLKKRLESSDDAWMIQFLELSGLDLLLEALDRLSGRGVSRISDALLQLTCINCVRALMNSHKGIEYIVSNEGYVRKLSQALDTSNVMVKKQVFDLLAALCIYSVDGHALALDALDHYKTVKNQQYRFSVIMNELFATDNVPYMITLLSVINAVILGTEELRIRTQLRNEFIGLQLLDILNKLR